In the genome of Segatella copri, one region contains:
- the rfbC gene encoding dTDP-4-dehydrorhamnose 3,5-epimerase yields MNIIKTDIEGVLIIEPRLFRDSRGYFFESFSEREFEEKVAPILGHSVHFCQDNESMSSYGVMRGLHFQCPPYTQSKLVRCVKGRVLDVAVDIRKGSPTYGKHVAVELTEDNHVQFFIPKGFAHGFAVLSETAVFQYKCDNFYHPEADGGISILDDTLGIDWKIPTEHANLSEKDTKHAMLKDFDSPFDINVDLYK; encoded by the coding sequence ATGAATATAATCAAAACAGATATTGAAGGCGTCCTCATTATAGAGCCACGCCTCTTCCGCGACTCTCGTGGCTACTTCTTCGAGAGCTTCAGTGAACGAGAGTTTGAAGAGAAGGTAGCCCCAATCCTGGGACACAGTGTTCACTTCTGCCAAGATAATGAGTCTATGAGCAGCTATGGCGTAATGCGAGGCTTGCACTTCCAGTGCCCACCATATACCCAGAGTAAGTTGGTACGCTGCGTAAAGGGTAGAGTGCTCGATGTAGCAGTAGATATCCGCAAGGGTTCACCAACCTATGGCAAGCATGTTGCCGTAGAGTTAACCGAAGACAATCATGTCCAGTTCTTCATTCCAAAGGGCTTTGCTCATGGTTTCGCCGTTCTCTCAGAAACAGCAGTCTTCCAGTACAAGTGTGATAACTTCTATCATCCAGAGGCTGATGGAGGTATCAGCATCCTTGATGACACTCTCGGTATTGATTGGAAAATCCCAACCGAGCATGCTAATCTCTCAGAAAAAGATACGAAGCATGCAATGCTGAAAGATTTTGATAGTCCTTTCGATATCAACGTAGATTTATACAAATAA
- a CDS encoding DUF4231 domain-containing protein, whose amino-acid sequence MDVSKYITEFVDPQIKWHDSKSCLNKWGYIICSIISIAGSIISAAVIQYSSLCGTILSAIVAIAVGINSLFKFQTKWKLYRLTAESLRIEKIHYKVGGGLYNGSDKEKAFVDSVMKILKKTNADWQLMFNEDQQTSVGAN is encoded by the coding sequence ATGGATGTTAGTAAATATATTACTGAGTTCGTCGACCCTCAAATCAAGTGGCATGATTCAAAAAGTTGCTTGAATAAATGGGGATATATCATCTGTTCCATCATATCAATAGCCGGCTCTATTATATCTGCAGCCGTTATACAATATAGTTCATTGTGTGGAACTATTCTTTCTGCTATTGTAGCAATAGCTGTAGGCATAAATTCTCTATTTAAGTTTCAGACCAAGTGGAAACTATATAGGTTAACAGCAGAATCTTTGCGAATAGAGAAAATTCATTATAAAGTTGGAGGAGGACTTTATAATGGTTCAGACAAAGAGAAAGCCTTTGTTGATTCAGTCATGAAAATATTAAAGAAAACTAATGCAGATTGGCAGCTCATGTTTAATGAAGATCAACAAACTTCTGTAGGAGCAAACTAG
- a CDS encoding NACHT domain-containing protein: MRRLVVFFSWQSDIPDNHSTIKSGLEKACKKLSQELDCEVIYDESLRGELGSPQIEGVVVKKIHDCDVFVADLTPVAELYEKRLPNSNVMYELGRAEESHGHEQIVKLANKDNFDANKLPFDINHSSILPIDITDKEVFYHLIKREVKYAYDCPQNMFSKNDETLYSDFQIQKNIKSGKYLPDTFLEKRDLKEHLRYFVDPYLFTPYVADKIYRLNFDRLNRGRRLWNKPKFNFNVTQFKVDKSFSSFSHLYEPLLKMREYIKEKGMSLSSQNSNEDYFSSTKCGKKVTDLTYLTSKLCLLTGNAGQGKTNFLCDFTENVLLKRHIPFAYVNGYEVDATDVENLFVKTICPSLDISFSKMMDEVAKYCYAIRKPIVFIIDGLNENPYPERFAVSLEKFLKRFMAFDFVKIIMTCRSEYFDENFSDLLNAFSDDMIIERDIYQHIHDGDEDLLLKKYFRYFNIVITLDEGVKSCLTNNLLLLRIFCEANRDKQLGLVSHIKRDELFTVYFDKMLSRLAETHDWVGRKVLRKRKIKKFFSLILKYMIQNDTFFNVPIEDLFEEMEEEDENMLLRFLDENILLRKDLSEKKDSLVRKTEIVNFTYDTFRDYLLAHYILDTLSENVEEQKTLIHKYTHDGHQLKEGIIPYLLVHAKNEENREILDFEKSQPWYIPAFKKYIWDVDESKVTEDDIALLKSLVLKNPEKLAKQLLFRGRWNTKLHPKLNILILLKIVSQMDDAELYDWINKIWPSVSEKYWVSKQTSERESFVSLNEEILGDEHLFDSEDAQFIFEFFAYVAAVTEGKAKYVYLCYINTALN; the protein is encoded by the coding sequence ATGCGTCGGTTAGTTGTATTTTTCTCTTGGCAGTCTGATATTCCTGATAACCATTCTACAATCAAAAGTGGATTGGAGAAGGCTTGTAAAAAACTTAGCCAGGAATTGGATTGTGAAGTTATCTATGATGAGTCCTTACGAGGAGAATTAGGCTCTCCTCAAATAGAGGGAGTGGTAGTAAAAAAGATTCATGATTGTGATGTTTTTGTTGCGGATTTGACACCAGTAGCAGAACTCTATGAAAAGAGGTTGCCTAACTCTAACGTAATGTATGAATTGGGTCGAGCAGAAGAGTCTCATGGCCACGAGCAGATTGTGAAATTGGCAAACAAGGATAATTTTGATGCCAATAAATTGCCTTTTGACATCAATCATTCCTCTATTTTACCAATAGATATTACGGATAAGGAGGTCTTTTATCATCTCATAAAGCGGGAAGTGAAGTATGCTTATGATTGCCCTCAGAACATGTTTTCGAAGAATGATGAAACGTTGTATTCTGATTTCCAAATTCAAAAGAATATAAAATCAGGCAAGTATCTTCCTGATACATTTCTGGAGAAAAGAGATTTGAAGGAACACTTGAGATATTTTGTGGATCCATACCTTTTTACACCATATGTCGCGGATAAGATATACCGTTTGAATTTTGACCGTCTTAACAGAGGAAGAAGGTTATGGAATAAGCCAAAATTTAATTTCAATGTTACCCAGTTCAAAGTCGATAAATCTTTTTCATCTTTTTCTCATCTTTATGAACCTCTTTTAAAAATGAGAGAGTACATCAAAGAGAAAGGTATGAGTTTGTCTTCTCAAAATAGCAATGAAGATTATTTTAGCTCTACAAAATGTGGGAAGAAAGTAACAGATTTAACTTACTTGACATCAAAACTCTGTTTGTTAACAGGCAACGCTGGGCAGGGAAAAACCAATTTCCTATGTGATTTTACGGAAAATGTACTCTTGAAACGCCATATACCATTTGCTTATGTCAATGGATATGAAGTAGACGCTACCGATGTTGAGAATCTTTTTGTAAAAACAATTTGTCCATCACTAGATATTTCTTTTTCTAAAATGATGGATGAAGTAGCAAAGTATTGTTATGCCATACGTAAGCCTATAGTTTTTATCATTGATGGACTTAATGAAAACCCATACCCTGAGCGCTTTGCAGTCTCGTTGGAAAAATTTCTGAAGAGATTTATGGCTTTTGACTTTGTAAAAATAATAATGACATGCAGAAGTGAATATTTTGACGAAAATTTTAGTGACTTGTTGAATGCTTTTAGTGACGATATGATTATCGAAAGGGATATTTATCAGCATATTCATGATGGAGATGAGGATTTGTTGTTGAAGAAATATTTTAGATATTTCAATATCGTCATTACATTAGATGAAGGTGTGAAATCATGTTTGACAAACAATCTTTTACTCCTTCGCATTTTTTGTGAAGCCAATAGGGATAAACAATTAGGTTTGGTTAGCCATATTAAGCGTGATGAATTATTTACAGTCTACTTTGATAAAATGCTGTCTAGGCTAGCGGAAACGCATGATTGGGTGGGACGTAAAGTTTTACGAAAAAGAAAGATCAAAAAATTCTTTTCTTTGATTCTTAAGTATATGATACAAAATGATACCTTCTTCAATGTGCCGATAGAAGATTTGTTCGAAGAGATGGAAGAAGAGGATGAGAATATGCTTTTAAGATTCTTGGATGAGAATATATTACTTAGGAAAGATTTATCTGAGAAAAAGGATTCTTTAGTAAGAAAGACTGAAATTGTTAATTTTACTTACGATACCTTCCGTGACTATCTCTTAGCTCACTATATTTTGGATACTCTGTCAGAAAATGTAGAAGAACAGAAAACGTTGATTCATAAGTATACTCATGATGGGCATCAATTGAAAGAAGGAATTATACCGTATCTTTTAGTCCATGCCAAGAATGAAGAAAATAGAGAAATTTTGGATTTTGAGAAATCTCAGCCTTGGTATATACCTGCCTTTAAAAAATATATTTGGGATGTAGATGAATCTAAGGTAACAGAAGATGATATTGCACTTTTGAAATCACTAGTTTTGAAAAATCCAGAAAAGTTAGCAAAGCAATTGTTGTTTAGGGGAAGATGGAATACTAAGTTACATCCAAAGTTGAATATCTTGATTTTACTGAAGATAGTTTCGCAAATGGATGATGCTGAACTTTATGATTGGATCAATAAAAT
- a CDS encoding TIR domain-containing protein, protein MGHKCFISFKTEDENYKTEIQKWSDNNKVDMIDKSLNEPIDSEDEDYIMRKIREDYLADSTVTIVLIGVHSAENQGEEEQKYIKRELQASLYNGKNNTRNGILGVVLPDMIDKIYKGNYTCDICGKSHRWIDLNDSTIIKEFWCNYYLDHKDKCHYTEEDRYCVLVKWEDFKKAPNKYIDMAFDKRSQDIANKVIVYPK, encoded by the coding sequence ATGGGACATAAATGTTTTATATCTTTCAAAACGGAAGATGAAAATTACAAAACTGAAATTCAGAAATGGAGTGATAATAATAAAGTCGACATGATTGATAAATCATTAAATGAACCTATCGATTCGGAAGATGAAGATTATATCATGCGTAAAATTCGTGAAGATTATTTGGCAGATTCTACGGTGACTATTGTTCTTATAGGTGTACATAGTGCAGAAAATCAAGGAGAAGAAGAGCAGAAATATATTAAGCGAGAGTTACAGGCTTCATTATACAATGGCAAGAATAATACTCGAAATGGTATTTTGGGCGTAGTTTTACCTGATATGATAGATAAAATTTATAAGGGAAACTATACATGCGATATATGTGGCAAGAGCCATCGTTGGATAGATCTTAACGATTCTACTATCATTAAGGAGTTTTGGTGTAATTATTACTTGGATCATAAAGATAAATGCCATTATACGGAAGAGGATAGATATTGTGTGCTTGTCAAGTGGGAAGATTTTAAAAAAGCACCAAATAAATACATAGATATGGCATTTGATAAACGCAGTCAAGATATAGCCAATAAGGTTATTGTTTATCCAAAATAG
- a CDS encoding tetratricopeptide repeat-containing protein translates to MKQTCFVVMGYGKKMDYATGKTVDLDKVYKTIIQPVVVSSGYRCVRGDEVKDPSLIDRSMYALLMHAELVIADVTTFNPNAVYELGVRHAVKPYSTIIMMDSASTIPFDINHCRIIQYKNEGLFMDVDEVERVKTKLSSMINDILANPHTDSPLYTYINGVDCPQLPQAEFDAIITDLAKEEVCLYAIVEKAQRLREEEKWEEALMFWSKAVEIKPKEEYYLQQKAYCTYMAKLPSPEIAYNDALIILGNLPQNNNSETLGLLGAVYKRMYELHTDDLATLNRAIDCYGKGYKICGDYYTGENYAYCLYLKSKADFIDLEDEERIYSRFEAKKVWKDIIKRYLPLEDDVTDLLKKEDGIWVIATVSSCLFALNDERHAIYEKYFLEHCSQRQKNTYMKQKKKLQKLL, encoded by the coding sequence ATGAAACAGACTTGTTTTGTTGTCATGGGGTACGGCAAGAAAATGGATTATGCCACAGGAAAGACGGTTGATTTAGATAAAGTCTATAAGACTATTATCCAGCCTGTTGTAGTATCTTCTGGGTATAGATGCGTGAGAGGTGATGAGGTTAAAGACCCTTCTTTAATAGATAGGAGCATGTATGCTTTGCTCATGCATGCAGAATTGGTTATAGCCGATGTTACAACATTTAATCCTAATGCTGTTTATGAGTTGGGGGTTCGGCATGCAGTGAAACCTTATTCAACTATCATCATGATGGATTCTGCATCAACGATTCCGTTTGATATAAACCATTGTCGAATTATTCAATATAAAAATGAGGGGTTATTTATGGATGTAGATGAGGTTGAGAGGGTTAAGACAAAATTAAGCAGTATGATTAACGACATCTTAGCTAATCCTCACACAGATAGTCCTCTTTATACTTATATAAACGGGGTCGATTGTCCCCAATTACCCCAAGCAGAGTTCGATGCAATAATAACAGATCTTGCAAAAGAGGAAGTATGCCTTTATGCTATTGTTGAAAAAGCCCAAAGATTACGTGAGGAGGAAAAATGGGAGGAAGCTCTAATGTTTTGGTCAAAAGCCGTAGAAATAAAGCCAAAAGAAGAATATTATTTACAGCAAAAAGCATATTGTACATATATGGCTAAATTGCCCTCTCCTGAAATAGCGTATAACGATGCTTTAATAATATTAGGAAATCTTCCTCAAAATAACAATTCTGAAACTTTAGGTCTTTTGGGAGCTGTTTATAAGCGGATGTACGAGTTGCATACGGATGATTTAGCAACTTTAAATAGGGCTATTGATTGTTATGGTAAGGGTTACAAAATCTGTGGAGATTATTATACTGGAGAAAACTATGCATATTGCTTATATTTGAAATCTAAAGCTGATTTCATAGACTTAGAGGATGAAGAAAGGATTTATTCTCGTTTTGAAGCAAAAAAAGTTTGGAAAGATATAATCAAGCGTTATCTACCTTTAGAAGATGACGTTACAGACTTGCTTAAAAAAGAGGATGGAATCTGGGTAATTGCTACCGTGAGTTCCTGTCTTTTTGCTTTAAATGATGAACGGCATGCTATATATGAAAAATATTTTTTAGAGCATTGTTCTCAAAGGCAAAAGAATACTTATATGAAGCAGAAGAAAAAATTACAAAAATTACTTTAA